The Brassica oleracea var. oleracea cultivar TO1000 chromosome C7, BOL, whole genome shotgun sequence sequence GGAGAAAATAGGAATAGAGAAGTTTAATGTGGTTGGAACAAGCTACGGAGGATTTGTGGCATACCATATGGCCAAAAAGTGGCCGCAAAAAGTGGGGAAAGTAGTGATTGCAAGCTCAGGCATCAACATGAGAAAGTGTGACAGTGAAAGTTTATTGCAGAGATCGAACTGTGAGTGTATTGAGAAAGTTATGTTACCATCAACTGCCACAGAGCTTCGGACACTTATGGGTTTGGCATCTTCTTCGAGGATAGTACGTATGTTTCCCGATGCTCTCTGGAACGACGTTATCAGTGTAAGTAACCTACGTATTGTCTTCTTCTACAAGGGTATTTTTTTGACTTTGTGGAAAATAAGAATAATAAAAAGATGAAAAAGAATTATGAATTTTCTTTTGGTATAATATATGCAGAATTTATATCAGAAGAATAGAAAGGAGAAAGTAGAATTATTGAAAGGGGTAACTCTTGGCAGGGACGAGAAATTAAGCATTGATCCTCTTTCTCAGGTACGTACGTGAGTGAACTTATTTGTAGATGTAATTATAAACATGTCACAGAGATTTCCAATTCAAACGTTATTACTCCTAACATTAATATGTGTATTTATCTGAACTCACTGATTAACGGTAAACTGTTTATATTCTCTTAGGAAGTCCTTATAATCTGGGGAGACAAAGATCAAATATTTCCGGTGAAGATGGCCTACGAACTAAAAGAGTATGTACAAGAGTATTTTCTTGTTCAGGCTTTATCGTATCATTAGTAGCTGTAATTAGTATCATTACTATTCCTAAGCATATGATCTAAATGCTGCAGTTGTTGGTATATTTATGTAGGATTCTTGGAGATAAGACAAAACTGGAAATCATAGAGAACACTTCACATGTTCCACAGATCGATTGTGCGCAAGAATTCAACAACATCGTTTTGAAATTTCTGAAGGGATCTCAATAGCGGCAATTATACATTTTGCTACATTATTCTTGAAGCGTGGTTATTAGTAAACAGTTGAACTATTAGTAGTCTACGTAATATTGCTACGTATTTCTTTAAAAAAAATATATTGCTACGCACATTACTAGCTATGCTC is a genomic window containing:
- the LOC106303692 gene encoding 2-hydroxy-6-oxononadienedioate/2-hydroxy-6-oxononatrienedioate hydrolase 1-like translates to MSLLSYLSPTRFLEGYLRRCLTAAGLTSQTLSIDSETTIHFWGPPPLNHRTDDRPVMLLLHGFGPSSMWQWRRQIQAFSPSAFRLYCPDLVFFGDSTSSSTNRSEVFQAECMEKLMEKIGIEKFNVVGTSYGGFVAYHMAKKWPQKVGKVVIASSGINMRKCDSESLLQRSNCECIEKVMLPSTATELRTLMGLASSSRIVRMFPDALWNDVISNLYQKNRKEKVELLKGVTLGRDEKLSIDPLSQEVLIIWGDKDQIFPVKMAYELKEILGDKTKLEIIENTSHVPQIDCAQEFNNIVLKFLKGSQ